The following are from one region of the Shinella sp. PSBB067 genome:
- a CDS encoding DUF922 domain-containing Zn-dependent protease, which translates to MNRMKTIARLMALAALACLALQPARAETITSKSFAYFSVGGRTAAELDEELSKRGPVMKHNGMRHPGATRIKWGGSVTYVRRANRCAVGEAKVTLSTQIILPRWKNRKRATPSLALIWDTLSSDIRRHEERHAEIARTHARTLERTLNRLPAEADCERMQARVDRVTADAVAKHDADQARFDRIESRNFNDRMMRLLAHRLKNGK; encoded by the coding sequence CTGAACCGAATGAAGACCATCGCTCGCCTGATGGCCCTTGCCGCCCTCGCCTGCCTTGCCCTCCAGCCTGCCCGCGCCGAGACCATCACCTCGAAATCCTTCGCCTATTTCTCCGTGGGCGGCCGCACCGCCGCCGAGCTCGACGAGGAACTGTCGAAGCGCGGCCCCGTCATGAAGCACAACGGCATGCGCCATCCCGGCGCCACGCGGATCAAATGGGGCGGGTCGGTCACCTATGTGCGCCGCGCCAACCGTTGTGCTGTCGGCGAGGCCAAGGTGACGCTCTCCACCCAGATCATCCTGCCGCGCTGGAAGAACCGCAAGCGCGCCACGCCGTCGCTCGCCCTCATCTGGGACACGCTCTCCAGCGACATCCGCCGCCATGAGGAACGCCACGCCGAGATCGCCCGCACCCACGCCCGCACCCTGGAGCGTACCCTCAACCGCCTGCCGGCGGAAGCCGACTGCGAGCGCATGCAGGCGCGCGTCGACCGGGTGACCGCCGACGCCGTCGCAAAGCACGACGCCGACCAGGCGCGCTTCGACAGGATCGAATCCAGGAACTTCAACGATCGGATGATGCGGCTGCTGGCGCACCGGCTGAAGAACGGCAAATGA
- the folP gene encoding dihydropteroate synthase, translated as MFSPFDPFRWALAHGRHLELGPRGILMAIVNVTPDSFSDGGLFDSADAAVAQAILCLEAGAAIIDIGGESTRPGAAPVSAAEEQERILPVIEALAGTTDAIISVDTYRAETARLAVAAGAHIVNDVHGLQREPDIARVAAETGAGLCIMHTGRDRRKLPDVVEDQYLFLGRSLEIAREAGVAREAMVLDPGFGFAKDTEENLELMARFGELFGFELPILGGTSRKRFVGAVTGREAAGRDAGTAATTALLRVAGAAAFRVHDVAINRDALAMADAMLDAGRRVKAREARAGEPAGQDRS; from the coding sequence ATGTTCTCGCCGTTCGATCCTTTCCGCTGGGCGCTTGCGCACGGCAGGCACCTTGAACTCGGCCCGCGCGGCATTCTGATGGCGATCGTCAACGTCACGCCCGATTCCTTCTCCGACGGCGGCCTGTTCGACAGCGCCGATGCCGCGGTGGCGCAGGCGATCCTCTGTCTCGAAGCGGGGGCCGCCATCATCGACATCGGCGGCGAATCGACCCGGCCGGGCGCTGCGCCCGTGAGCGCGGCGGAGGAGCAGGAGCGCATCCTGCCCGTCATCGAGGCGCTCGCCGGCACGACGGACGCCATCATCTCCGTCGATACCTACCGGGCCGAGACGGCGCGGCTCGCCGTTGCCGCCGGCGCGCATATCGTCAACGACGTGCATGGCCTGCAACGCGAGCCAGACATCGCCCGCGTGGCCGCCGAGACGGGGGCCGGGCTCTGCATCATGCATACCGGGCGCGACCGCCGGAAGCTGCCCGACGTGGTGGAGGACCAGTATCTCTTCCTTGGCCGGTCGCTGGAAATCGCCCGCGAGGCCGGTGTGGCCCGTGAGGCGATGGTGCTCGATCCCGGCTTCGGCTTTGCCAAGGACACGGAGGAAAACCTCGAACTCATGGCGCGTTTCGGCGAGCTTTTCGGCTTCGAACTGCCCATTCTCGGCGGTACGTCGCGAAAGCGCTTCGTCGGCGCCGTCACCGGCCGCGAGGCGGCCGGGCGGGATGCGGGCACGGCGGCGACGACGGCGCTGCTGCGTGTCGCCGGCGCGGCGGCGTTCAGGGTGCACGATGTCGCAATCAACAGGGATGCGCTTGCCATGGCGGATGCTATGCTCGACGCAGGGCGCAGGGTGAAGGCACGCGAGGCGCGCGCCGGAGAGCCGGCCGGACAGGATAGATCATGA
- a CDS encoding Tim44 domain-containing protein, protein MLIQGFGRGLAMLAMALVVMMTVVDVAEARRAGGGFGSRGTRTFSTPSTTRTAPTGAQPIDRTMTRQQPAQPSAGRNATATNPRPGLFGGLGGSLLGGLMLGGLVGMLLGHGLGGGIGFLGLILQVLLIAGVFLFLRRMFAQRGAPAYAGGADARSQYRDGGSDFEIPRIGGSRQAAPQAKPGDEIGIGQADLDRFETMLKELQAAYAAEDFRTLRQITTPEAMSYLAEEIGDNATQGLRNEVRDIHLVQGDVAEAWREGTDDYATVAMRYESIDVMRDRSTGRVVSGDPDNLTEAVEIWTFVRRNGGEWKVSAIQGVEAA, encoded by the coding sequence ATGCTGATACAAGGATTTGGCCGTGGGCTGGCGATGCTGGCAATGGCGCTGGTGGTGATGATGACGGTGGTGGACGTGGCCGAGGCCCGTCGCGCCGGCGGCGGCTTCGGCAGCCGTGGCACGCGCACCTTCTCGACGCCATCGACGACGCGCACCGCACCGACCGGCGCCCAGCCGATCGATCGCACCATGACGCGCCAGCAGCCGGCCCAGCCCTCCGCCGGCCGCAACGCGACCGCGACAAACCCGCGCCCCGGCCTTTTCGGCGGCCTCGGCGGCTCGCTTCTAGGCGGCCTCATGCTCGGCGGCCTCGTCGGAATGCTGCTCGGCCATGGCCTTGGCGGCGGCATCGGCTTCCTCGGCCTCATCCTGCAGGTGCTGCTGATCGCCGGCGTCTTCCTGTTCCTGCGCCGTATGTTCGCGCAGCGCGGCGCGCCCGCCTATGCCGGCGGCGCCGACGCACGCAGCCAGTATCGCGACGGCGGCTCGGATTTCGAGATCCCGCGCATCGGCGGCAGCCGGCAGGCCGCCCCGCAGGCCAAGCCCGGCGACGAGATCGGCATCGGGCAGGCAGACCTCGACCGGTTCGAGACCATGCTGAAGGAACTGCAGGCCGCCTATGCGGCGGAGGACTTCCGCACGCTCCGGCAGATCACCACGCCGGAGGCCATGTCCTACCTTGCCGAGGAGATCGGCGACAATGCCACGCAGGGCCTCCGGAACGAGGTGCGCGACATCCATCTCGTGCAGGGCGATGTCGCGGAAGCCTGGCGCGAGGGCACGGACGACTACGCCACCGTCGCCATGCGCTACGAGAGCATCGACGTCATGCGCGACCGCTCGACCGGCCGCGTCGTCTCCGGCGATCCGGACAACCTCACGGAAGCGGTCGAAATATGGACCTTCGTGCGCCGGAACGGCGGCGAGTGGAAAGTCTCGGCGATCCAGGGTGTCGAAGCCGCCTGA
- a CDS encoding 2Fe-2S iron-sulfur cluster-binding protein — translation MSKLTIVAFDGTRHELDVANGSTVMENAVRNSVPGIEAECGGACACATCHVYVDDAWSTAVGPPEAMEEDMLDFAYDVRPTSRLSCQIKMSDALDGLVVHVPERQA, via the coding sequence ATGAGCAAACTCACCATCGTCGCCTTCGACGGCACGCGCCACGAACTGGATGTCGCCAACGGTTCCACGGTCATGGAGAATGCCGTGCGCAATTCCGTGCCCGGCATCGAAGCCGAGTGCGGCGGCGCCTGCGCCTGTGCGACCTGTCACGTCTATGTCGACGATGCCTGGAGCACTGCCGTCGGCCCGCCGGAAGCGATGGAGGAGGACATGCTGGACTTCGCCTACGACGTCCGGCCGACCTCGCGGCTTTCCTGTCAGATCAAGATGTCGGACGCGCTCGACGGGCTCGTGGTGCACGTCCCGGAACGCCAGGCCTGA
- a CDS encoding ABC-type transport auxiliary lipoprotein family protein, with protein sequence MTVSGMELLRNGTAARAALIAVLAATLAACGSGPAKNDTFSLSATASAEGPSARNRQILVPQPSALKALDSEQIVIRPSPSEIQYLAKSQWSDSLSKMVQAKLVQAFENTGRVGGVGMPGQGLAIDYQVVTDIRTFEVQTSGADTAVVEISAKLLNDRKGTVRAQKLFRATAPVRGADSTAFVKGLDAAFATVTADIVGWTLKSI encoded by the coding sequence ATGACGGTATCGGGTATGGAGTTGTTGCGGAACGGGACCGCGGCGCGGGCCGCCCTCATCGCCGTTCTGGCGGCAACGCTCGCTGCCTGCGGCAGCGGTCCCGCGAAGAACGACACGTTCAGCCTCTCGGCCACGGCGTCCGCGGAAGGGCCTTCCGCGAGGAACCGCCAGATCCTCGTGCCGCAGCCCTCCGCCCTCAAGGCGCTCGACAGCGAACAGATCGTTATCCGCCCGTCGCCTTCCGAAATCCAGTATCTCGCCAAGTCGCAGTGGAGCGACAGCCTGAGCAAGATGGTCCAGGCCAAGCTGGTGCAGGCCTTCGAGAATACCGGCCGCGTCGGCGGCGTCGGCATGCCGGGGCAGGGCCTTGCGATCGACTACCAGGTCGTCACCGACATCCGCACCTTCGAGGTGCAGACGTCAGGGGCGGACACGGCCGTCGTGGAGATTTCCGCCAAGCTGCTCAACGACCGCAAAGGCACGGTACGCGCGCAGAAGCTGTTCCGCGCGACCGCGCCGGTCAGGGGGGCGGACAGCACCGCCTTCGTGAAGGGGCTGGATGCGGCCTTCGCCACGGTCACGGCCGACATCGTCGGCTGGACGTTGAAGTCGATCTGA
- a CDS encoding MlaD family protein has product METKANYALVGFFTVLVMAAAFVFVYWMSQYGRGGDMAQLAIRIPGSANGLSVGSPVRFNGIPVGSVRNLAIDADDPRFSVAMTEVSTSAPVKKSTTAVLEVQGLTGAAYIELGGGNAGDPNILREAFDNETTAVLQAEQSSVTNILSTADKILKRADTAVSDIQGFVADARGPLTNTIRNAEQFSDSLAKNGENIDAFLQSVGGLSDTFKNLSGRLDSTLASIDSLIKAVDPKKVEDFVGNVDKISRDIADASGDVKATVEGFRKTAETFDAFGKRAGETLDKVDTLMAAVDTQKVSGAIDNISVATDDARKAIASVTGVANRIGERKEDIDQIITDVQQMSNKLNAASSRVDGVLAKLDGFLGEGDSESLFAEAKATLQSIKQAADTLNGRIGPIADGLQRFSGSGLRDVEALVLDTRRTIQNLDSAISGFERNPQRLLFGGDTVKQYDGRTRR; this is encoded by the coding sequence ATGGAAACGAAAGCCAACTACGCCCTCGTCGGTTTCTTCACCGTACTGGTCATGGCCGCCGCCTTCGTCTTCGTCTACTGGATGTCGCAGTACGGCCGCGGCGGCGACATGGCGCAACTGGCGATCCGCATCCCGGGCTCGGCGAACGGCCTTTCCGTCGGCTCGCCGGTGCGCTTCAACGGCATTCCGGTCGGCTCCGTGCGCAACCTCGCCATCGATGCGGACGATCCGCGCTTTTCCGTCGCCATGACGGAGGTCTCGACCAGCGCGCCGGTCAAGAAGTCCACAACCGCCGTGCTGGAAGTGCAGGGCCTGACGGGGGCCGCCTATATCGAGCTTGGCGGCGGCAATGCCGGCGATCCGAACATCCTGCGCGAGGCCTTCGACAACGAGACGACCGCCGTGCTCCAGGCCGAGCAGTCGAGCGTGACGAACATCCTTTCGACCGCCGACAAGATCCTCAAGCGCGCCGACACGGCCGTCTCCGATATCCAGGGCTTCGTCGCCGATGCGCGCGGCCCGCTCACCAACACGATCCGCAATGCCGAGCAGTTCTCCGATTCACTCGCCAAGAACGGCGAGAATATCGATGCGTTCCTGCAAAGCGTCGGCGGCCTTTCCGATACGTTCAAGAACCTTTCGGGACGGCTGGATTCCACGCTCGCCTCCATCGATTCGCTGATCAAGGCGGTCGATCCGAAGAAGGTCGAGGACTTCGTCGGCAATGTCGACAAGATCAGCAGGGACATCGCGGACGCCTCGGGCGATGTGAAGGCGACCGTGGAGGGCTTCCGCAAGACCGCCGAGACCTTCGACGCCTTCGGCAAGCGCGCCGGCGAGACGCTCGACAAGGTCGATACGCTGATGGCCGCGGTCGACACGCAGAAGGTCAGCGGCGCCATCGACAATATCTCGGTCGCGACCGACGATGCCCGCAAGGCGATCGCCTCCGTGACGGGCGTCGCCAACCGCATCGGCGAGCGCAAGGAAGACATCGACCAGATCATCACCGACGTCCAGCAGATGTCGAACAAGCTGAACGCGGCGTCCTCGCGCGTCGACGGCGTGCTCGCCAAGCTCGACGGCTTCCTGGGCGAGGGCGATTCCGAATCGCTCTTCGCCGAGGCCAAGGCGACGCTGCAGTCGATCAAGCAGGCCGCCGATACGCTGAACGGCCGCATCGGCCCCATCGCCGACGGGTTGCAGCGCTTCTCGGGCTCGGGCCTGCGCGACGTCGAGGCGCTGGTGCTCGACACGCGCCGCACGATCCAGAACCTCGACAGCGCCATTTCCGGCTTCGAGCGCAATCCGCAGCGCCTGCTCTTCGGCGGCGACACCGTCAAGCAGTACGACGGGCGCACCCGGCGGTGA
- a CDS encoding Hpt domain-containing protein, whose amino-acid sequence MAALNIAFEAPDNAGGMSSSNGRPIDLVHLSRQTMGDKALELEVLQMFARQARESMKELAGTDGAARAAVAHRLKGSAQSVGAVAVGKAAAALEEEPGNAIALAGVAAAVVEAENFILKLCR is encoded by the coding sequence ATGGCAGCGCTCAACATCGCATTCGAGGCGCCCGACAATGCAGGCGGCATGTCTTCCTCCAACGGACGGCCGATCGACCTGGTGCACCTTTCCCGCCAGACCATGGGCGACAAGGCGCTCGAACTGGAAGTGCTGCAGATGTTCGCGCGGCAGGCCCGCGAAAGCATGAAGGAACTGGCCGGCACGGACGGCGCCGCGCGCGCCGCGGTCGCCCATCGCCTCAAGGGCTCGGCCCAGTCGGTCGGCGCCGTCGCCGTCGGCAAGGCGGCCGCCGCGCTGGAGGAAGAGCCGGGAAATGCCATCGCCCTTGCCGGCGTTGCCGCCGCGGTGGTCGAGGCGGAAAACTTCATCCTCAAGCTCTGCCGCTGA
- a CDS encoding kinesin codes for MATNKSTESIDDKAFQALEEALKIDFDDLAPETPSRKDASEARASEPASRGANKTGGQPAAGEAPRSLNPEPAPKAPVFTPANDGSRRTPAAILKSLDMRSSRGPIRMAILASVLWVIGGLGVANLLYAPQIWQIRSVADLVALPGAIGMVVAIIMPIMLFFAFAIMIARAHELRSAARSMAEVALRLSEPETVAADRIMSVGQAVRREVSAMNEGIERTIARATELETLVHSEVNALERSYSDNEMRVRTLVQELGSEREAIVSHAERIRSSISGAHEQLKDELASAGESITARIATSGEAFASMLDTRAAMLMEKSDSATQTIGAMLSARTDSLLSTLSSSGVALANEFDSRLDHLTQSLDSRGRDLLQQFETRASSLDINTEKLNAALNERARQLNETLIARTREISESLSIGQQAVNGGLEEVLRSMNAALDEKGAQFRQSLKNAADDTVMDLDLRSGFFDERMQATVGQIASAFDQRVEEFAQAFDQRAGSLDSKLMESLARINETVASGHESIDDILTSSIDRLGNTLTDQSFALATTLATSQEVLENAVSGHAEAIGNAVGGAHEQMSAILTEKSAILLGGLADVQNRIESGFGARADALVESITGSERRLTDALDSRGTTIASDIHAAQARMEDALSARATALVESISGSERRLTDALDTRGATIAGGIEAAQARMEEALGARADEITSTIAASHNRLDSALTERTAALSAMLNETGSQLEESVGSAANRVETALTGAARQIDDVITGRTANLASVLSNSAGAMQSAIDAAAGRVEGVLTEGSQQLGGVLHGQAAEFADAFSGRAAEIAEALSGRASELAGSLVSTHEQIRATLDDRINAINEAIKDGRNQLTETLNDQATSIGTTIATSAGMLEMSLEQHEEALRRTIDGSAALLDQRVRESAGAVAERLDETSMRIADAAHTFGGRMEQTVDSVASRFDTTGSRLEENLGRLEARIENSVENVSGIVDTAAARISDTLSERLADLDRVGTDVSLRVSDALSRPVAEVDRIGDETTARIAAALAGRVGDIERVSIDAADRIEGVLSGRLSDIERVTGEATQRIDGTLTERAHQIERISGEAADRIATTIDEKTGRIEERLGTMDRALTIGLDSVNRTIDGKAAGLAQTLREAVSQAAQDMDAEAIRSAQSLAKTGEEFAHLSSSLRGAVSRAAQEMGVEAQRAAQNIAKTGEEFAENLSARNDAFTRAVEETTTSAVARFAETEDRFASQAQALRSGLSDVEKALEARGASIRSTLDERTRELNSMLASRTEELSRLISEEARPVIDDFSAVGREAAERITGVSRESAERLRNENTALIDAISARTADTLAAISARTEEAAGTMRAIENSLQANVESLVARLSESNGAIADLVDAASQTLGAVDGRLASTADRFNASAERASDMVATTSRLLEGKVDRLADISAGTLSQIGGIVGRFEDHSKILSQASDLLAAAQSNLVTTLEERQDALRSLSIGLVQRSEEIEKTMQSLEGMVEGAFSRAEERSSLIAGNLRGGIQSSFNEVGRILGETEKRAEAAANTLRESLVKAGEEAGQSVEGAFTRAEERTKEVAARLRGSVGASLTDVDRMLAESGQKSEAATTVMRDTLRQAVEEAVGKFSGATEEIRRAAADIRKELDQTRGELKRGAFDLPEEAKENAAQMRRAVSEQIKALQDLSDIIGKSSSALEVSRPAVQAPVAQPVQPARVEPRREEPAQLRGSLGIERAATVAVPQQRAQPVPAEADAKAAGGEGGWMRDLLRGAVSREEAQFSQPRGEGQAARPADARNPRHVVESLNSLSVDIARAIDHDASVDLWRRYQRGERDVFTRRLYTLKGQQTFDEIKRKYEREPEFRTAVDRYISDFEKLLADVARNDRDKVMTQTYLTSDTGKVYTMLAHAAGRFN; via the coding sequence ATGGCGACGAACAAGTCCACCGAGTCGATCGACGACAAGGCCTTCCAGGCCCTCGAAGAGGCATTGAAGATCGACTTCGACGATCTGGCGCCCGAGACGCCCTCCAGGAAGGACGCTTCGGAGGCCCGTGCGTCTGAACCAGCAAGCCGCGGTGCGAACAAGACAGGGGGGCAGCCGGCCGCCGGCGAGGCCCCGCGCAGCCTGAACCCGGAACCCGCGCCGAAGGCGCCCGTCTTCACGCCGGCCAACGACGGCTCGCGCAGGACGCCGGCCGCCATCCTGAAATCGCTGGACATGCGCTCGTCGCGCGGGCCGATCCGCATGGCGATCCTCGCCTCGGTCCTCTGGGTCATCGGCGGCCTCGGCGTCGCCAATCTCCTCTATGCGCCGCAGATCTGGCAGATCCGCTCCGTCGCGGACCTGGTCGCCCTGCCCGGCGCCATCGGCATGGTCGTCGCCATCATCATGCCGATCATGCTGTTCTTCGCCTTCGCCATCATGATCGCGCGCGCCCACGAACTGCGCAGCGCCGCCCGCTCCATGGCCGAGGTCGCCCTGCGCCTTTCCGAGCCGGAAACCGTCGCCGCCGACCGCATCATGTCCGTCGGCCAGGCCGTCCGCCGCGAAGTCTCGGCGATGAACGAAGGCATCGAGCGCACCATCGCCCGCGCGACCGAGCTCGAAACCCTCGTGCATTCCGAAGTCAACGCGCTCGAGCGCAGCTATTCCGACAACGAGATGCGCGTGCGCACGCTCGTGCAGGAACTCGGTTCCGAGCGCGAGGCGATCGTCAGCCACGCCGAGCGCATCCGCTCGTCGATCTCCGGCGCGCACGAGCAGCTCAAGGACGAACTGGCGAGTGCCGGCGAAAGCATCACCGCGCGCATCGCGACCTCGGGCGAAGCCTTCGCCTCCATGCTCGACACCCGCGCCGCCATGCTGATGGAAAAGTCCGACAGCGCGACGCAGACGATTGGCGCCATGCTCTCGGCCCGCACCGACAGCCTGCTGTCGACGCTCAGTTCCTCCGGCGTTGCGCTCGCCAACGAGTTCGACAGCCGCCTCGACCATCTCACGCAGAGCCTCGATTCGCGCGGCCGCGACCTGCTGCAGCAGTTCGAGACCCGCGCATCCTCGCTCGACATCAACACGGAAAAGCTGAACGCCGCGCTCAACGAGCGCGCACGGCAGCTCAACGAGACGCTGATCGCCCGCACCCGCGAAATCAGCGAGAGCCTCTCCATCGGCCAGCAGGCCGTGAACGGCGGCCTCGAGGAGGTGCTCCGCTCGATGAACGCCGCGCTCGACGAAAAGGGCGCGCAGTTCCGCCAGAGCCTCAAGAACGCCGCCGACGACACGGTGATGGACCTCGACCTGCGCTCCGGCTTCTTCGACGAGCGCATGCAGGCGACCGTCGGCCAGATCGCCAGCGCCTTCGACCAGCGCGTGGAGGAATTCGCGCAGGCCTTCGACCAGCGCGCCGGTTCGCTCGATTCCAAGCTGATGGAAAGCCTCGCCCGCATCAACGAGACGGTCGCCAGCGGCCATGAGTCGATCGACGACATCCTCACCTCCAGCATCGACCGCCTGGGCAATACGCTCACCGACCAGTCCTTCGCGCTGGCGACGACCCTCGCCACCAGCCAGGAAGTGCTGGAGAACGCCGTTTCCGGCCATGCGGAGGCGATCGGCAACGCGGTCGGCGGCGCGCACGAGCAGATGAGCGCCATCCTTACCGAGAAGTCGGCGATCCTGCTCGGGGGCCTCGCCGACGTGCAGAACCGCATCGAGAGCGGCTTCGGCGCGCGGGCGGACGCATTGGTGGAGAGCATTACCGGCAGCGAGCGTCGCCTGACGGATGCCCTCGATTCACGCGGCACGACCATCGCCAGCGACATCCACGCCGCCCAGGCCCGCATGGAAGACGCGCTCAGCGCCCGCGCGACGGCACTGGTCGAAAGCATCTCGGGCAGCGAGCGCCGCCTGACGGACGCCCTCGACACCCGCGGCGCCACCATTGCCGGCGGCATCGAGGCCGCCCAGGCGCGCATGGAGGAAGCGCTCGGCGCCCGCGCCGACGAGATCACCTCCACCATCGCCGCAAGCCACAACCGCCTCGACAGCGCGCTGACCGAGCGCACGGCCGCCCTCTCCGCCATGCTGAACGAGACCGGCAGCCAGCTCGAGGAATCGGTCGGCTCCGCCGCCAACCGCGTCGAGACGGCTTTGACGGGCGCCGCCCGGCAGATCGACGACGTCATCACCGGCCGCACGGCCAACCTCGCCTCGGTGCTTTCCAACAGCGCCGGCGCCATGCAATCGGCCATCGATGCCGCCGCGGGCCGCGTGGAAGGCGTCCTCACCGAGGGCAGCCAGCAGCTCGGCGGCGTCCTGCACGGTCAGGCCGCCGAGTTCGCCGACGCCTTCTCCGGCCGCGCCGCGGAGATCGCGGAAGCCCTCTCGGGCAGGGCCTCCGAGCTTGCCGGCTCGCTTGTCTCCACCCACGAACAGATCCGCGCGACCCTCGACGACCGCATCAATGCGATCAACGAGGCCATCAAGGACGGCCGCAACCAGCTCACCGAGACGCTGAACGACCAGGCGACTTCCATCGGCACCACCATCGCCACCAGCGCCGGCATGCTGGAAATGTCGCTGGAACAGCATGAGGAAGCGCTGCGCCGCACCATCGACGGCAGTGCCGCCCTGCTCGACCAGCGCGTCCGCGAAAGCGCCGGCGCCGTCGCCGAACGCCTCGACGAGACCTCGATGAGGATCGCCGACGCCGCCCATACCTTCGGCGGGCGCATGGAGCAGACGGTCGACAGCGTCGCGAGCCGCTTCGACACGACTGGCAGCCGGCTGGAAGAGAACCTCGGCAGGCTCGAAGCCCGCATCGAGAACAGCGTCGAGAACGTCTCCGGCATCGTCGACACGGCCGCCGCGCGCATTTCCGACACGTTGTCCGAGCGTCTCGCCGACCTCGACCGCGTCGGCACCGACGTGTCGCTGCGCGTCTCCGACGCCCTCTCCCGCCCGGTGGCGGAAGTCGACCGCATCGGCGACGAGACCACGGCACGCATCGCCGCCGCGCTCGCCGGCCGCGTCGGCGACATCGAGCGCGTCAGCATCGACGCCGCGGACCGCATCGAGGGCGTGCTTTCGGGCCGCCTCAGCGACATCGAGCGCGTCACCGGCGAGGCCACCCAGCGGATCGACGGCACGCTCACCGAGCGCGCCCACCAGATCGAGCGCATTTCCGGCGAGGCGGCGGACCGCATCGCCACGACCATCGACGAGAAGACCGGCCGCATCGAGGAGCGCCTCGGCACCATGGACCGGGCCCTCACCATCGGCCTAGACAGCGTCAACCGCACCATCGACGGCAAGGCCGCCGGGCTTGCCCAGACGCTGCGCGAGGCCGTTTCCCAGGCCGCCCAGGACATGGATGCCGAAGCCATCCGCTCGGCCCAGTCCCTGGCCAAGACAGGCGAGGAATTCGCCCATCTCAGCAGCTCGCTGCGCGGTGCGGTCTCCCGCGCGGCGCAGGAAATGGGCGTGGAAGCCCAGCGCGCCGCGCAGAACATCGCCAAGACCGGCGAGGAATTCGCGGAAAACCTGTCGGCCCGCAACGACGCCTTCACCCGCGCCGTCGAGGAAACCACCACGTCCGCCGTCGCCCGCTTCGCCGAGACGGAAGATCGCTTCGCAAGCCAGGCCCAGGCGCTGCGCAGCGGCCTGAGCGACGTCGAAAAGGCCCTGGAAGCGCGCGGCGCCTCCATCCGCTCGACGCTCGACGAGCGCACCCGGGAACTCAACTCCATGCTGGCAAGCCGCACGGAGGAACTGTCGCGCCTCATCAGCGAAGAGGCCCGCCCGGTCATCGACGACTTCTCCGCCGTCGGCCGCGAAGCCGCCGAGCGCATCACCGGCGTCTCCCGCGAAAGCGCCGAACGCCTGCGCAACGAGAACACAGCGCTCATCGACGCGATCTCCGCCCGCACCGCCGACACGCTGGCCGCCATCTCCGCCCGCACCGAGGAAGCGGCCGGCACGATGCGCGCCATCGAGAACAGCCTGCAGGCGAATGTCGAGAGCCTCGTCGCCCGCCTTTCGGAAAGCAACGGCGCCATCGCCGACCTGGTCGACGCGGCAAGCCAGACGCTGGGCGCCGTTGACGGTCGCCTGGCCTCGACGGCCGATCGCTTCAACGCCTCCGCCGAGCGTGCCTCCGACATGGTCGCCACCACCTCGCGGCTGCTCGAAGGCAAGGTCGACCGCCTGGCCGACATCTCCGCCGGCACGCTCTCGCAGATCGGCGGCATCGTCGGCCGCTTCGAGGACCATTCGAAGATCCTCTCGCAGGCCTCCGACCTTCTCGCCGCCGCCCAGTCGAACCTCGTGACGACGCTGGAGGAGCGGCAGGACGCGCTGCGCTCGCTCTCCATCGGCCTCGTCCAGCGCTCGGAAGAGATCGAGAAGACCATGCAGTCGCTCGAGGGCATGGTGGAAGGCGCCTTCAGCCGTGCCGAGGAGCGTTCGAGCCTGATCGCCGGCAACCTGCGCGGCGGCATCCAGTCCTCCTTCAACGAGGTCGGCCGCATTCTCGGCGAGACCGAGAAGCGCGCCGAGGCAGCCGCCAACACGCTGCGGGAATCGCTGGTCAAGGCCGGCGAGGAAGCCGGTCAGTCCGTCGAGGGCGCCTTCACCCGCGCCGAGGAACGCACGAAGGAAGTGGCGGCACGCCTGCGCGGCAGCGTCGGCGCCTCGCTTACCGACGTCGACCGCATGCTCGCCGAATCCGGCCAGAAGTCGGAAGCCGCAACGACCGTCATGCGCGACACGCTGCGCCAGGCCGTCGAGGAAGCCGTCGGCAAGTTCTCCGGCGCCACCGAGGAGATCCGCCGCGCCGCCGCCGACATCCGCAAGGAGCTCGACCAGACCCGCGGCGAACTGAAGCGCGGCGCCTTCGACCTGCCGGAAGAGGCCAAGGAAAACGCCGCCCAGATGCGCCGCGCCGTCAGCGAGCAGATCAAGGCACTGCAGGATTTGTCCGACATCATCGGCAAGTCCTCCTCCGCGCTGGAAGTCTCCCGCCCCGCCGTGCAGGCGCCCGTCGCACAGCCGGTGCAGCCGGCCCGCGTGGAGCCCCGCCGCGAGGAGCCGGCGCAACTGCGCGGCAGCCTCGGCATCGAGCGTGCGGCAACGGTCGCCGTGCCGCAGCAGCGCGCGCAGCCCGTGCCCGCCGAAGCCGACGCCAAGGCGGCAGGCGGCGAAGGCGGCTGGATGCGCGATCTCCTGCGCGGCGCCGTCTCGCGCGAGGAAGCCCAGTTCAGCCAGCCGCGCGGCGAAGGCCAGGCCGCCCGCCCGGCAGACGCCCGCAACCCGCGCCATGTCGTCGAATCGCTGAACTCGCTCTCGGTCGACATCGCCCGCGCCATAGACCACGACGCCTCGGTCGATCTGTGGCGGCGCTACCAGCGCGGCGAGCGCGACGTCTTCACCCGTCGCCTCTACACGCTGAAGGGCCAGCAGACCTTCGACGAGATCAAGCGCAAATACGAGCGCGAGCCGGAATTCCGCACCGCGGTCGACCGCTACATCTCGGATTTCGAAAAGCTGCTCGCCGACGTCGCCCGCAACGACCGCGACAAGGTCATGACGCAGACCTATCTCACCTCGGACACCGGCAAGGTCTACACCATGCTGGCCCACGCCGCCGGCCGCTTCAACTGA